A single window of Lacerta agilis isolate rLacAgi1 chromosome 12, rLacAgi1.pri, whole genome shotgun sequence DNA harbors:
- the TGM4 gene encoding protein-glutamine gamma-glutamyltransferase 4: protein MSQAAGDPLKVTGIDFLREQNTRLHHTGDYNNGSLIVRRGQPFELKLTLSRELSNNDNITLQLSIGEKPMQSNGTLLSMNARAGQTDQSWNAKICQTNGKECRIVVTSPADAIIGKYLLNVITGPSVYTPDKKFVYILFNPWCEADSVFMPGDAERAEYVLNDTGYLYVGSTKMIRGRPWNFGQFEEDVLDCCMYLLDKSQLKPKAKKDPVIISRAMSALVNSEDDRGVVFASWSGKYTGGTPPLAWTGSVPILQQYYRTKKSVLYGQCWVFSGVLTTVMRSLGIPARSVTNFASAHDTEENLKVDIYLNENGGKMENLTTDSIWNFHVWNDVWMKRPDLPKGFDGWQAIDATPQEKSQGIYQCGPTPVNAIRKGEVYLPYDSKFVFAEVNADRVFWLVKNVDGKETYTKLREETKVIGKSISTKAVGKDTREDITAQYKFPEESPEERKAVETACSYLQSNNLGICEVTPAPEPLKANLKLGMEGEKELWPGQPIELNLIITNESAGAWTVNLAASCQLESYTGKVEASLATIKQTVQTKDKAVNSVPLKIAADAYLKALMRTEDELLVKLNVIAEVQETNEKLTEELSLTFKYPPLKVEMADTAKINQDFTCAFIFKNTLCIPLENCKLHVEGLGIFTMETFDQGDIAPGGIFKSKIVCAPRRAGLKKIVAKLNSTQLKGITVEKVISITE, encoded by the exons ATGAGCCAAGCAGCTG GGGATCCGCTGAAGGTTACTGGAATCGATTTCCTCCGAGAGCAGAATACCCGCCTCCATCACACTGGCGACTACAACAACGGCAGCCTGATTGTGAGACGTGGGCAGCCTTTTGAGTTGAAGCTGACTTTAAGCAGGGAGCTGAGCAACAATGACAACATCACACTGCAGCTCAGCATTG GTGAAAAACCAATGCAATCCAATGGGACTCTTCTATCCATGAATGCAAGAGCAGGACAGACAGATCAGTCCTGGAATGCCAAGATTTGTCAAACAAATGGGAAGGAG TGCCGCATAGTTGTAACCAGTCCAGCAGATGCAATTATTGGAAAATATCTTCTAAATGTGATCACGGGACCTAGCGTTTACACTCCTGATAAAAAATTTGTCTACATTTTGTTCAATCCCTGGTGCGAAG CGGATTCTGTCTTCATGCCTGGTGATGCAGAAAGAGCCGAGTACGTGCTCAATGACACCGGCTATCTCTACGTTGGATCGACAAAAATGATACGTGGAAGACCTTGGAATTTTGGGCAG TTTGAGGAAGATGTTTTGGATTGTTGCATGTACCTTCTGGACAAAAGCCAGCTCAAACCAAAGGCGAAGAAAGATCCTGTGATCATCTCCAGGGCCATGTCAGCATTG GTTAACTCCGAGGATGATCGTGGAGTGGTGTTTGCAAGCTGGTCTGGGAAATATACTGGCGGTACACCGCCTCTAGCCTGGACAGGAAGTGTCCCCATTTTGCAGCAGTATTACAGAACCAAAAAAAGTGTCTTGTATGGTCAGTGCTGGGTTTTCTCTGGAGTGCTTACCACAG TTATGCGCAGCCTGGGGATTCCAGCCAGGAGCGTGACCAATTTTGCTTCAGCTCACGACACAGAGGAAAATCTTAAAGTTGACATTTACTTGAATGAAAACGGAGGGAAAATGGAGAATCTAACAACAGACTCAATTTG GAACTTCCATGTATGGAACGATGTCTGGATGAAAAGGCCGGACTTACCGAAGGGCTTTGACGGTTGGCAGGCGATCGATGCCACCCCTCAGGAAAAGAGCCAAG ggaTTTACCAGTGTGGCCCCACTCCAGTAAATGCAATCAGAAAGGGAGAAGTCTATCTTCCCTACGACTCCAAATTTGTGTTTGCTGAAGTGAATGCAGACAGAGTCTTTTGGCTCGTAAAGAATGTGGATGGCAAGGAAACATACACCAAGCTGCGTGAAGAGACCAAAGTGATAGGGAAGAGCATCAGCACCAAAGCTGTTGGGAAGGACACTCGTGAAGACATCACAGCCCAATACAAATTTCCTGAAG AGAGTCCCGAGGAAAGGAAAGCTGTGGAGACAGCTTGTTCCTATCTGCAGTCTAACAATCTGGGAATCTGTGAAGTGACACCTGCCCCCGAACCCCTCAAGGCTAACCTGAAACTTGGAATGGAAGGGGAGAAAGAATTGTGGCCGGGGCAGCCGATTGAGTTGAACCTTATTATAACGAACGAGTCTGCAGGTGCCTGGACGGTCAACCTTGCAGCATCTTGCCAGTTAGAATCGTATACTGGGAAAGTGGAGGCCAGCCTTGCCACCATCAAACAGACTGTCCAAACAAAAGACAAGGCAG TTAATTCAGTCCCTCTGAAAATAGCAGCTGATGCTTACCTAAAAGCACTGATGAGAACAGAAGATGAACTTCTGGTCAAACTCAACGTTATTGCCGAGGTTCAAGAAACGAACGAGAAGCTCACGGAAGAGTTGTCTTTAACCTTCAAGTATCCACCTCTGAAAGTGGAG ATGGCAGACACTGCAAAGATCAACCAGGATTTTACCTGTGCGTTTATTTTCAAGAACACACTGTGCATTCCCTTGGAAAACTGCAAACTGCACGTAGAAGGCCTTGGCATCTTTACGATGGAAACATTTGATCAAGG